The stretch of DNA attataattaaaaaaactaaatttgtaATCTTTGATAATGACGTTGAATTTACCAAGGTGGGTGGACAAAGgagatgaaataaaaaattggtgAGGGGAGAGATTGAGAGTCAGGGAGGGATTAGGATATTTtcgtttataaataaattttaaaatttaaattaaatttagtaaaactCAATCATTTGAATACGAGAAAAATGAAGTGGTAGTGAAAAAGAACGAGTAATTGTTGTCCCTAAGACATAAATCGAACAATTAGATGAATAATATGTTGGTgttaattcaataaattataagttCGATTATCACAAAAATTTAGACATaccttataatttattttttttaagataattaaGGTTACTAGTATTATAATAACACAAGAAATCGAGCAACTAATGGTTCCTAAATGTCTTGTCCATGTGTCAAACTCAATCAATATGGCCAGACATTGACACGTTATTCAATGTACCCTCCTAATTCCTAAAGCCCTTGAGTTTCATGAATGTGGCAAAACTTGTTCAGTGATTCAAGAATTGAAATTTAATCCCACTCTCCAGATTTGGTAACCCTTCCTCTCCCTTTCTCGTGCTCCTTTCCGTCCCTTCCCTTCTCCTCCTCCCTCGTCAAAGAAACAACCACTTCTTGTCATTAACCAGATCTAGAGAGAGATGGGCAACGGAAAGATCGAGATAAAGAGGATAGAGAATCCAACGAACAGGCAGGTCACTTACTCCAAGCGAAGAAATGGTCTCTTCAAGAAAGCCCAAGAGCTCACAGTTCTCTGTGATGCCAAGATCTCTCTCCTTATCTTCTCCAGCAAAGGCAAATGCAATGAATATATCAGTCCCAACACCACGTATGCTCTTCTTAATCATACACTACTCCaactgcatatatataatatattttaaagacTTCTTGTTGTGTTAAATATTTCCTATTAACCAGGACGAAGAAGATCTATGATCAGTACCAGAACACTCTTGGCATCGACCTATGGAACACGCACTACGAGgttcatacatacatatatatatatagagagagagagagagatatatagataaagttgctttgaaattttttgggtTGAATGAATGAATCTGATCTGCCTGTAATGATGGAGTTATTTGCCAATGCGCCCAGAGTATGCAAGAGCAATGGAGGAAACTGAAGGAGATCAACGATAAACTAAGGAGAGAGACCGGGTAAAGAGAAAGAGCTTTAATTCTCCTTTATTAATTCATGAATCATAGGtttgataatttgatttgtAGAATTACTTACAACTAGCTGAATGAAAGTATCTACTGCTTGTTTTGTTTTAACTTGTAATCACGAATGAAGAAACTAAGTGGGGTGAGGTTTAATTTCCCAGGCAGAGAAAGGGTGGTGATTTGATGAGCTATCTGAGCTTTGATGAACTGCGTAGACTGGAGCAAAACATGGCTGCTTCTCTGACGACTATACGGGACAGAAAGGTGGTGGTGTTTCGTGTTTCATGTTTCAACAGTTCAACGATTACAGTCCATATCTCTGTTTTGggatatttgttttcttttccattgATCTGCAAAACACTTTGTTACTTCTCTGACTTGGTTCTTTTGGTCCCTTTGTTTCTAGTCGTCTTCTGCACATGCTTTGATTAAtcaatattattgattattttccCTCATGGTTCaatgttctttttctttctgttacCTATTATTTCCACAAATCCTACCAAACCAAACACCGCAATAAACATTTAAACTTCACTAGCTCTGCAATTTAGCTGGGGGCATTTCTcccagtatatatatatatatatatatataacaagccATTCTTCATTGATTTGTGGCAGTATCATGTGATCAAGACTCAGACGGAGACTTGCAAGAAGAAGGTTAAAtaatagtatttatatatatcgaATGCCCTTATTAATTTAGATCACTTTTGCTTGTGTTCTGAATTCAAACCTGTTCTGCAGGTGAGGAACTTGGAGGAAAGGTATGGAGATCTCCTACTAAAATATGTAAGCAAGCCTCTTGAATCTAAAaaatgctatttcatctgtcatCTTGTTCATTAGCATTCAGTGTTTAGTGTACAAATTCAAGCTTGGGATCTTAATTCTGGAAGAGCTGTGAATCCAGGAAGCGAAATGCGAAGATACCTGGTTCGGATTGACTGCCGACCACGGCGACTACAACTCTGCGGTTGGATTTGCAAACGAGGCCTGCAATCTGTATGCTCCCCGCCTGCAAGCCGCGGGCCACCCTGACCTTCACCATGGAGGAGCATTTTGAGATCATTGAAACCGCCGTTTGCTTGGCGCTGAGATCCTTTGCCTCTCCACAAAATTCATTTGCAGTGTGTTTCCTCTACGCTTGGCATTGAATGTAGTTACTACCCAGAATCTTGATGGTGGTGTAATATTTTGCATTGACGTGGCCCGAGAGTAGAAGTGCTTAAATAAGAGGTCATGAGTCCAAGTTTTTATGTGGATTGTCTTTTTATTACGATGGTGTTACGATGTTATTGTAGTATGGGCCGTTGTCTATTataagattattttaaatttaaggaCGAAGGAAGTCTAAGAAGGaatcattttttattctttaagaTTTGTCAATTGAAAAATCTTGAGTAGCTACCAGTTGCTCGCTGCACCAAAGAGATTGCCTTAGGCAATCCCCTTGCACCAAATGGGTCCAAGCCATCCCCATTGAtcccttttccctttctttttctttttattttttttttctctcttctcttgtcTATACATATTACATAAAAAGGGGTGGCTTGGAACCCATTCCCTCAAAAAATGATCTTTGACCTCTATTTTAAATAGTGAGAGATTAAAGTTTTTCACCACATTAAAAATGgagtttttgaaaaaatttaaaaccttgGCCCAAGAGGTGGAGTAATGCCCAAAGAGTGTGTTGGGTATAAATAGGGACACGAGGGTAATCCTCCTATCTTTAAAAGAGAGAATCCTCCTATCTTTAAAATAGAGATccaagtgtgtgtgtgtgtgtgtgtgtgtaaaagagagaaaaaaaacatgaagagaaagaaagaacttCTACCAAGGTGAATAAGGAAAGATTAGAAAGCCTAAAGAGTAAGCAAGATCTTCACCAAAAAGGCTTCAAGGTGAGATTTTCTTACCAACAAAACTCTTATTtcgtgccttttttttttttttttttacatgagaaattgattttcaaaaatatacttTGTGACTTTTTATTTACATCCACAATCATATATAACCATGTCATTAAGGTAATAAGGTTGATGACTTTTCAAGAGGTGCTTAAGGCATGAGGTTGAGAAAACTCTTGGAGGATGGTAACATTGTTACAAAAGGAAACCGCGaagtaaaaatatgtattttttttatataaatattttatttttggaagttCCTCGTCTAAAAGgttcattttataatttggatttattctctaaaatattaaaatgtttc from Diospyros lotus cultivar Yz01 chromosome 6, ASM1463336v1, whole genome shotgun sequence encodes:
- the LOC127803132 gene encoding agamous-like MADS-box protein TM6 isoform X1, with amino-acid sequence MGNGKIEIKRIENPTNRQVTYSKRRNGLFKKAQELTVLCDAKISLLIFSSKGKCNEYISPNTTTKKIYDQYQNTLGIDLWNTHYESMQEQWRKLKEINDKLRRETGQRKGGDLMSYLSFDELRRLEQNMAASLTTIRDRKYHVIKTQTETCKKKVRNLEERYGDLLLKYEAKCEDTWFGLTADHGDYNSAVGFANEACNLYAPRLQAAGHPDLHHGGAF
- the LOC127803132 gene encoding agamous-like MADS-box protein TM6 isoform X2, giving the protein MGNGKIEIKRIENPTNRQVTYSKRRNGLFKKAQELTVLCDAKISLLIFSSKGKCNEYISPNTTTKKIYDQYQNTLGIDLWNTHYESMQEQWRKLKEINDKLRRETGQRKGGDLMSYLSFDELRRLEQNMAASLTTIRDRKVRNLEERYGDLLLKYEAKCEDTWFGLTADHGDYNSAVGFANEACNLYAPRLQAAGHPDLHHGGAF